The Syngnathus scovelli strain Florida chromosome 19, RoL_Ssco_1.2, whole genome shotgun sequence region GGTCAGCGTGGTCTGGCTAACGAAAGGCGTCGGAAAGGAAAGCGCTACTCACAGTGCAACCGTCCTCCACCACAGAGAAGGTGAAACGGCTGTTGCCCTCAGCCCTCAGCTCCACGTCGTTGGAGCCGCCGAGCACCACAGCCTTATTCAGGCTGCCGCTCTCAGCATCCATGTAGGCAACGCTGTTCTTGCAGTGGTAGGTGATGTTCTGGCTAGCCTGGTTGGACAGCAGGCGCATGAAGGCCAGCTGGGTGGCCATGCTCTGGGAGCTGATGGTCTCGTCGTTGTAGGTGAACTGCAAAAAGGCGCACGCACACGGCGTTTGTTGACAAGTTCTCCAAAGGTGGCGTTCGTCACGTTGCACTCCGTCCCTTCCGAACCGCTCACCTCAGTTCCGCCATTGATGGTCTCTCCGAACCACACGTGCTTCTTGTTCTCTGTGCTTCTGAACCAGTTCTTCTTGGCAATGCTCTCGGGGTGGGCGTGGATGCAAGTCTCGCGGGTGTTGAAGTCGCAGAAGACCCTGATGGCGTCATTGATGCAACCCTGGTTGGGGTCGATCCAGTAGAATCCTACAGGGAGACGCATTCTCGATTGGCTCCGCTGCGTGATTTCAGGTCGGCGATGCTTCCCATCCCGTGAGAGTTCCACTTACCGCTGGTCCATTCGGGGTGGCCGAGCTTGATGTCACGGCATGTGCGGGCAGGGTTCTTCCTGGATCCCTCAGGGGTGAGCAGGTTCTCGATCTGAGTGTTGAGGGACTTGATGGTGGCGTCAACCTCGTAATCCTTAGCTCTCATGGCGGGCTGGTCAGCTCTGTACTCATCGTATCCAGACAGATCATAGCTACCACCAGCAGGACCGGGAGGTCCGGGCAGACCGGGAGGTCCGGCGGGACCCTAACGGAGATAAGAGAGAGCTTTGATATGTAACAGAGCTCACGTGTGTTTTCAAAAAGGTCACTCTTAAGAGTACTCACGACAGGGCCGATGTGTCCGGGGGCTCCACGAGCACCGCAAGAACCAATAGTACCGTGGGCACCAGCTCTACCATCCTTACCGGCAGGTCCGTGGGGTCCGGCGGGACCCTGAAGAGGGAGGAAACATGTTGATCAGATTACAGATTGACAACGTCCTACCTGACCTCTAATGCAGTCGTTGCAAATGTGAGAGGAAATGATGAACACTTCACTCACTCTAGGTCCAGCGGGTCCATTAGGTCCAGCAGGTCCGGGTGCACCATGGTCACCCTGAAGGGAAATGCATTTCAATGACAGTGTCCTTCAATGTATCTGTATGCAAATGTATTTGCGCTATCATAAATAATCATCTTTCTATCAGGACGATGTTGGTGGCACGTTTCACTCACTGCAGGTCCTGCTGGTCCCTGGAGACCAGGATGTCCACGAAGACCCTTCATTCCAAAGTCTCCCTTGTCTCCACCAACTCCCTTCTCACCACGGGGTCCAGCGGGTCCCTAGAATACATGCAAGTACGTGGCGTTAGACATTATTGCCGTTCTACAGTACATATGATCATGACagctattttgtttttactctAAGAATCCTCATGGTAGTGTTACGGCTTGACGCTAGCTCTACTTACAGCGGCACCTCTAGGTCCAGCGAGTCCGGCAGGTCCAGAAGGTCCAGCGAAACCCTGTAGTATTGACGTAGAGTGAATAAATGGTTGGCACAAAACGATATTAGGTGCCGTTTGTAATATGCGAGCCTATCTGTAGAAACATACAGGGTCTCCACGGTTTCCAGCTTTTCCAGCAGGTCCGCAGGGGCCATTGTGTCCGGGAGTACCGGCAAGTCCCAAAGCACCAGCGGGACCagggtcaccacggtctccctaagcacggcaggagcaggagcaggaaggTTAGGATCAGAATACTAAGTAGGAATCTTTTTTCATTTCTGTACATTGTCCTTGTAGTACCTTGAGTCCAGGAGCACCAGCACGGCCAGGAGGACCATCGTTACCAGTGTTACCCTGTAACGCAAGGTAAAGTTTCAAACCCAAGACCTTGTATTTTCTCATCACTTCATTAATAGTGTCTGTTTTTATCATTTAAGCATACAATGATGATACTGGATCATAGTACCTCACGTCCAGCTTCTCCCTGAGGTCCGGTCATACCAGGCATGCCAATGCTGCCAGCGGGGCCACGGGCACCAGCGGGACCAGCAGGTCCAATTCTACCAGGCGCTCCCTTGGAGGTGACAACATCATCAATGATTAATAATGGAGACATTTGTCAAATGAAATGAGTCATGTGTTGTTGCTGATGTTCAATGTGTCACTACAAAGAAAGATGGATCATCAGAAAACGTGAATACTCACAACAGCACCGACGGGACCAGCAAAACCGGTCTCGCCTCTAGAGCCAGGAAAACCCACAATTCCAACCATACCCATCAATCCAGAAGCACCGGGAGCACCAGTAAGACCCTAAGCCCAAGTACAGCAtcacaaaatgaatgaatgaatgaatgatgatTAGCAATGATTACGCCACTTGAACTTACAGGAGGTCCAGAATCTCCACTGGGGCCCTTATCTCCAGCGAGACCAGGAGGTCCAACCATACCCTGCTCTCCAGCAGGACCGGTGGGACCAACATCTCCACGAAGTCCACGTGGACCATCTTTACCAGCGGGACCAGCGGCACCAGGGGGTCCGGTAATACCCTGAGAGGAAGAGCATACAGTcaatgaaatgtgtgtgtgtgtgtgtgtgtgtgtgtgtatattttgaACGAACGTAAAATGTACTTACAGCAGGACCAGCGGGGCCAACTCTGCCAGCAGCTCCAGGGAAACCAGTCATACCCTATGGTGCAAAAGTAGGTCAATCACTAATATTTGCAACTGGAGTTTTAGTGGCTGTAAAATGGAATTCATAATAACATTGAAATGGTTGAACAGTGTGGACAAAGCCACAAATATATTATTGTTTTGTTCTCAGCTCAGGTGCAGTGGGAAATATCCAATTTCACGTAAGTTATTTATAACAAATATACTTTTGTTGATCAATTCATGCAAGCGATTTGCAATCgtgaaaagaaaaatgtaaCGTCCTTCCACTAAAGGACATAAGAAACAATGAACCCATATTTATTGCCTTTCAAAGACAGAAATTGCCATGGTtttctatgatttttttttttttgttgtccgATTAAACTGACTGAGATTGTAAGTAAAGTGAGACCAGATAACCATTAATCCAGTAATTCTACTTTTGGGAGCTTTTTGTCTGTGCCGTGCGTTTTATgtgtaaaataatataataataataataatgtaaaatgGTACCCTGGTTCAATAAAGGTCAGCTGCCCCTTCAGTGggcatttttaaaaaagcagCAGTTGTTCAGGCATGACTAAAATGATGTTTGCTTTCGTTTGTTTCTTGTGTATGAACGGCAACATGTTTGAACTTTTGTATTATGTTGTAAATTCAATAATTATGCCATGCACTTTGTGAGTCCACATGCTATGCTTGTGTGTGCtgaggaatctttttttttgtgtgttttcttttttctccccaATACTCACTTGAGGGCCATTGTCTCCACGAGCACCAGTAGGTCCAGCAGGGCCAGAAGGACCCTGAAAAACAGGTAAATGTCCAGAATGAATTTCACGGTAGGATCACGAATCGTTTTGAACGCACCGGCATGTGAAAGTCGAACAAATGAGTCCATTTTGTGTCGTGACCTTAAATAGCAAAGCCACGTGCATTGCTCCAGAATGAATTGTCTACTCACAGCAGGTCCAGCTTGTCCAGCAGGGCCAGCGGCACCAGCGGGGCCAGTGTCTCCCTTGCCTCCAGCAGGTCCACGCTCTCCTCTTGCTCCGGCCTGTCCAGTAGCGCCCTGTGGGGTGGAGCAGAAACAGGACTTGACTAATGTGTCCAAAGATGTACTGCACGGCCCAAGCATTTCATTCTCGAGTAACATTCTAGGCGCGTGAGGTTGTTAGCTTACAGGGGCTCCAGCGAATCCAGGGGCTCCAACGGGTCCAACCTCTCCGCGCTCACCCTGTGTTGAATAGAAACACAGCCGGCCGGGCTCAGCAAGATCATGCATATTTCATCAAACTTATTTTCTACATTTGGGATCAAGGTAAACTTACAGTGGCACCACGGACTCCGGGAGGTCCAGCGGGTCCGAAAGATCCAGACTCGCCCTATAAAAGACAGCTGATATGTTATTATGAAGAGCAAATGGTAACATGTAAATAAGAATGTCGTTTCGGTCTCTTCTGATGACAGGAATGTAAATTGATATCTCATTTCGTCTCCAGCAACTTTTGTCTTCAACTTGCCTTGTCACCATTAGCTCCTGTGGGTCCAGGGGGTCCACCAGCTCCAGGTATACCCTAGACGTCAACAAAAGAAGACCGTCAAGAGCAAAGCCTACCATTTGAGCGTGAAGGCATCGAGGATCCGAGCTGTACTTACACGAGCGCCATCTCTTCCGGCATTGCCATCGGGTCCTTTGTGTCCAGCCTCTCCCTGTGCGAGAAAAAGGTCAGACTCACTCCTGCAAATCCTATGAAGAAGTTGCAGTGCTGACCTTCTCTCCCTTGACTCCAGCGGGACCAGCAAGTCCACGCTCTCCGGGCATGCCGCTCATTCCCTGGTggccagcagcaccagcaggtCCAACCGCGCCAGGCTCTCCCTGTAAGTGGATCGGAAAAGCGACGGTTCGTGACACGGaccttgcattttattttttggtcataTTTGCAGCGAGCACTCAATGATGGTCACTTCCATCCTTGCCTTAAGCACTTCTCCACATCTTACCTTGGCACCATCAGCACCAGGAGCTCCAGAAGCTCCACGGGCTCCCATAGGTCCCTGAGGTCCAGCAGCTCCAGCAGCACCGGGGTTACCACGCTCGCCCTGTGGTAGCACACAGAGGCCATGGGTTCAAAGTCCGCTCCCATAATACCTTTAAGGCTTCACAAATAACCAACAATGGTTATTATCAGCCAACTGGAAAAGTAAGCTCAAACCTTGGCACCAGCGGGTCCAGCGACTCCCTGGTCTCCTGGGATACCCTGTTAGGGACACGCGTGTTTGATAAGCTTTGTATGCATGATAGCAAACGTGGATGGATATCTGTGTTTCTGACAGCGATGTACTTACTCTGTCTCCGGGCTTGCCAGCCTCTCCAGCACTACCAGCGG contains the following coding sequences:
- the col1a2 gene encoding collagen alpha-2(I) chain isoform X1: MNLLCIKCFIQSRLEKKSWPLRSSSLTHQTSGLCFTLTSFFSLPQGPRGDKGPRGDRGPQGPDGKDGLPGLPGPVGPPGPPGLGGNFAAQYAKPPDPISPPGPIGDPGPAGAVGAPGPQGHTGHAGEPGEPGQTGPVGARGPPGAPGKVGDDGNNGRPGKAGDRGVPGSQGARGFPGTPGLPGMKGHRGYNGLDGRKGEPGAAGDKGEAGAHGAAGRPGLVGPRGLAGERGRAGPAGPVGARGADGNTGPAGAAGPVGAAGAPGFPGGPGPKGEVGPAGATGPTGPQGARGEPGPNGAVGPVGPVGNPGANGMNGAKGATGAAGLAGGPGFPGPRGGPGPQGPQGATGPRGLAGDPGVQGVKGDVGAKGEPGSAGPQGAPGPQGEEGKRGANGELGATGPAGSRGARGSPGSRGLPGAEGRVGPLGMPGLRGATGAAGARGAPGDTGRAGEPGAAGLRGHPGSPGSSGPPGKEGPSGPAGQDGRTGAAGPTGPRGQPGNIGFPGPKGPAGEPGKAGDKGSNGPTGLRGPPGPDGNNGATGPMGVSGGAGERGEAGPAGAPGFQGLPGPAGSAGEAGKPGDRGIPGDQGVAGPAGAKGERGNPGAAGAAGPQGPMGARGASGAPGADGAKGEPGAVGPAGAAGHQGMSGMPGERGLAGPAGVKGEKGEAGHKGPDGNAGRDGARGIPGAGGPPGPTGANGDKGESGSFGPAGPPGVRGATGERGEVGPVGAPGFAGAPGATGQAGARGERGPAGGKGDTGPAGAAGPAGQAGPAGPSGPAGPTGARGDNGPQGMTGFPGAAGRVGPAGPAGITGPPGAAGPAGKDGPRGLRGDVGPTGPAGEQGMVGPPGLAGDKGPSGDSGPPGLTGAPGASGLMGMVGIVGFPGSRGETGFAGPVGAVGAPGRIGPAGPAGARGPAGSIGMPGMTGPQGEAGREGNTGNDGPPGRAGAPGLKGDRGDPGPAGALGLAGTPGHNGPCGPAGKAGNRGDPGFAGPSGPAGLAGPRGAAGPAGPRGEKGVGGDKGDFGMKGLRGHPGLQGPAGPAGDHGAPGPAGPNGPAGPRGPAGPHGPAGKDGRAGAHGTIGSCGARGAPGHIGPVGPAGPPGLPGPPGPAGGSYDLSGYDEYRADQPAMRAKDYEVDATIKSLNTQIENLLTPEGSRKNPARTCRDIKLGHPEWTSGFYWIDPNQGCINDAIRVFCDFNTRETCIHAHPESIAKKNWFRSTENKKHVWFGETINGGTEFTYNDETISSQSMATQLAFMRLLSNQASQNITYHCKNSVAYMDAESGSLNKAVVLGGSNDVELRAEGNSRFTFSVVEDGCTRHTGEWSKTVIEYRTSKPSRLPILDIAPMDIGGADQEFGLDIGPVCFK
- the col1a2 gene encoding collagen alpha-2(I) chain isoform X2, producing the protein MLSFVDTRILLLLAVTSYLATCQRALRGDKGPRGDRGPQGPDGKDGLPGLPGPVGPPGPPGLGGNFAAQYAKPPDPISPPGPIGDPGPAGAVGAPGPQGHTGHAGEPGEPGQTGPVGARGPPGAPGKVGDDGNNGRPGKAGDRGVPGSQGARGFPGTPGLPGMKGHRGYNGLDGRKGEPGAAGDKGEAGAHGAAGRPGLVGPRGLAGERGRAGPAGPVGARGADGNTGPAGAAGPVGAAGAPGFPGGPGPKGEVGPAGATGPTGPQGARGEPGPNGAVGPVGPVGNPGANGMNGAKGATGAAGLAGGPGFPGPRGGPGPQGPQGATGPRGLAGDPGVQGVKGDVGAKGEPGSAGPQGAPGPQGEEGKRGANGELGATGPAGSRGARGSPGSRGLPGAEGRVGPLGMPGLRGATGAAGARGAPGDTGRAGEPGAAGLRGHPGSPGSSGPPGKEGPSGPAGQDGRTGAAGPTGPRGQPGNIGFPGPKGPAGEPGKAGDKGSNGPTGLRGPPGPDGNNGATGPMGVSGGAGERGEAGPAGAPGFQGLPGPAGSAGEAGKPGDRGIPGDQGVAGPAGAKGERGNPGAAGAAGPQGPMGARGASGAPGADGAKGEPGAVGPAGAAGHQGMSGMPGERGLAGPAGVKGEKGEAGHKGPDGNAGRDGARGIPGAGGPPGPTGANGDKGESGSFGPAGPPGVRGATGERGEVGPVGAPGFAGAPGATGQAGARGERGPAGGKGDTGPAGAAGPAGQAGPAGPSGPAGPTGARGDNGPQGMTGFPGAAGRVGPAGPAGITGPPGAAGPAGKDGPRGLRGDVGPTGPAGEQGMVGPPGLAGDKGPSGDSGPPGLTGAPGASGLMGMVGIVGFPGSRGETGFAGPVGAVGAPGRIGPAGPAGARGPAGSIGMPGMTGPQGEAGREGNTGNDGPPGRAGAPGLKGDRGDPGPAGALGLAGTPGHNGPCGPAGKAGNRGDPGFAGPSGPAGLAGPRGAAGPAGPRGEKGVGGDKGDFGMKGLRGHPGLQGPAGPAGDHGAPGPAGPNGPAGPRGPAGPHGPAGKDGRAGAHGTIGSCGARGAPGHIGPVGPAGPPGLPGPPGPAGGSYDLSGYDEYRADQPAMRAKDYEVDATIKSLNTQIENLLTPEGSRKNPARTCRDIKLGHPEWTSGFYWIDPNQGCINDAIRVFCDFNTRETCIHAHPESIAKKNWFRSTENKKHVWFGETINGGTEFTYNDETISSQSMATQLAFMRLLSNQASQNITYHCKNSVAYMDAESGSLNKAVVLGGSNDVELRAEGNSRFTFSVVEDGCTRHTGEWSKTVIEYRTSKPSRLPILDIAPMDIGGADQEFGLDIGPVCFK